The following proteins come from a genomic window of Hymenobacter canadensis:
- a CDS encoding TPM domain-containing protein, translating into MNNPLTAEQEKALVEAIRQAEVLTSGEIRVHLEDNCPTPDPLDRAAQVFAELNMHKTAQRNGVLFYLAWQSRQFAVIGDAGINAAVPDDFWETTKENVLQLFRQEKYAGGLENGIRMVGEQLQRYFPYDAATDQNELDDSISYGGGPPQPPRK; encoded by the coding sequence ATGAACAACCCTCTCACCGCAGAGCAGGAAAAGGCCTTGGTAGAGGCCATCCGGCAGGCTGAAGTCCTAACCTCGGGCGAAATCCGGGTGCACCTGGAAGACAACTGCCCCACGCCCGATCCGCTGGACCGGGCCGCGCAGGTATTTGCCGAGCTCAACATGCACAAAACGGCCCAGCGCAACGGCGTGCTGTTTTACCTGGCCTGGCAGAGCCGGCAGTTCGCCGTCATCGGCGACGCCGGCATCAATGCCGCCGTGCCCGACGATTTCTGGGAAACAACCAAGGAAAACGTGCTCCAGCTGTTTCGGCAGGAGAAGTACGCAGGCGGGCTCGAAAACGGCATCCGGATGGTGGGCGAGCAGCTCCAGCGCTACTTCCCCTACGACGCCGCCACCGACCAGAACGAACTCGACGATTCCATTTCCTATGGTGGTGGCCCGCCGCAGCCTCCCCGCAAATGA
- a CDS encoding DUF4249 domain-containing protein, whose translation MHILSYALRWTLLWCLALGLGVSCTDDYMPDVVESPPNFLVIDGFINTQGVTTIRLSRTYAIRSTQVPPAETRATVYIEEESGPRYLLQETPARSGTYTSANLTLNIARKYRLHLTTTTNGEYASAYVPVKVTPPIDALTWRPTGNGLNVSVSAHDDTGSTQYYRWETEDTWEIKSPYYPTVEYVNNDIRPIAVPFPTVCYGIERAGFVQLYKTTALTQDVVADFRVRQLATTSERLFTRYSILVRQHALTAEEYAYWELLRKNTENIGSLFDPQPAQLTGNVRCLSNPDDLVLGFIGAHSIEEKRLFISRAELPGSWPVVSGYEKCVPPDTVFIPQRGLEPSPPRATILAAFFTPGGVNVPISEARTRNGPVGYLFKTRDCVDCRTRGTSIKPTFWP comes from the coding sequence ATGCATATCCTCTCCTACGCCTTGCGGTGGACGTTGCTTTGGTGCTTGGCGCTAGGGCTAGGCGTTTCCTGCACCGACGACTACATGCCCGATGTGGTGGAAAGCCCGCCGAATTTTCTGGTTATCGATGGCTTTATCAATACCCAGGGAGTGACCACTATTCGGCTCTCGCGCACATACGCCATTCGGTCGACTCAGGTGCCCCCGGCTGAAACCCGGGCGACAGTGTACATAGAGGAAGAGAGCGGCCCCCGCTACCTGCTGCAGGAAACCCCAGCCCGGTCCGGCACCTATACGTCGGCCAACCTGACGCTGAACATTGCCCGCAAGTATCGCCTGCACTTGACTACAACTACTAACGGTGAATACGCTTCGGCATACGTGCCCGTAAAAGTAACCCCGCCAATTGATGCCCTAACATGGCGCCCTACTGGCAATGGGCTCAACGTGTCCGTCAGTGCCCACGATGATACAGGCTCTACGCAGTACTACCGATGGGAAACGGAGGATACTTGGGAAATCAAGTCGCCCTACTACCCCACGGTGGAATATGTCAACAATGATATCCGCCCTATTGCTGTGCCATTTCCAACGGTTTGCTACGGAATAGAACGAGCGGGCTTCGTGCAGCTTTACAAAACAACTGCGCTAACGCAGGATGTTGTGGCCGATTTTCGGGTCCGGCAGTTGGCAACTACCTCCGAGCGTCTGTTTACGCGCTACAGCATCTTGGTGCGTCAGCATGCCCTCACGGCTGAGGAATACGCATACTGGGAGCTATTGCGCAAAAACACGGAGAATATTGGCTCCCTCTTCGACCCGCAACCCGCTCAGCTTACGGGTAACGTGCGCTGCCTTTCCAACCCCGATGATCTGGTATTAGGCTTCATCGGGGCTCACTCCATCGAAGAGAAACGTCTGTTCATCAGCCGTGCCGAACTACCGGGTTCCTGGCCGGTAGTGTCGGGCTACGAGAAGTGCGTGCCGCCCGACACGGTATTTATTCCCCAGCGAGGCTTAGAGCCCTCGCCGCCCCGGGCCACTATTTTGGCTGCTTTCTTTACTCCCGGAGGAGTTAACGTACCTATATCGGAGGCCCGCACCAGAAATGGTCCTGTGGGATATCTGTTCAAAACCCGCGATTGTGTTGACTGTCGCACGCGTGGCACGTCAATTAAGCCCACTTTCTGGCCTTAA
- a CDS encoding LemA family protein: protein MKRFLLYFAGLVLLLSQSSCGYNGMVERDQAVKSQVGNVQSAYQRRSDLIPNLVNTVKGAANFEKTTLTDVIEARAKATSVQLNADNLTPENLKQFQEAQSQVSAGLGRLLAVSENYPELKANANFQELQAQIEGTENRINVERNKLNTVTNDYNGFVKSFPNNIFAGMFGFAEKPYFEADAAAQKAPTVQF, encoded by the coding sequence ATGAAACGCTTTCTTCTCTACTTTGCCGGCCTTGTGCTGCTGCTGTCCCAGTCGTCGTGCGGCTACAATGGCATGGTTGAGCGCGACCAGGCTGTAAAATCGCAGGTTGGCAACGTGCAGAGCGCCTACCAGCGCCGCTCCGACCTGATTCCGAACCTGGTGAACACCGTGAAAGGAGCCGCCAACTTCGAGAAAACCACCCTCACCGACGTGATTGAGGCCCGTGCCAAAGCCACCAGCGTGCAGCTGAACGCCGACAACCTCACGCCCGAAAACCTGAAGCAGTTCCAGGAAGCCCAGTCGCAGGTAAGCGCCGGCCTGGGCCGCCTGCTGGCCGTTTCGGAAAACTACCCCGAGCTGAAGGCCAACGCCAACTTCCAGGAACTGCAGGCCCAGATTGAGGGCACCGAGAACCGCATCAACGTGGAGCGCAACAAGCTCAACACCGTCACCAACGACTACAACGGCTTTGTGAAGTCCTTCCCGAACAACATTTTTGCCGGGATGTTCGGCTTTGCCGAAAAACCGTACTTCGAGGCCGACGCTGCCGCGCAGAAGGCACCTACGGTTCAGTTCTAA
- a CDS encoding TonB-dependent receptor: MMSDAEATPERPEGRSRLVSVSEYRVYEVGTAQSVKDNKATLAGRIRDSKSGEPIIGATIYHEPSGVGTSTDQFGSYSLTLPPGRYDLKIRGVGIKNTKRQVLLRGNGKLEIEVDEDIVTLREVVIEAEKDKNVSGMQMGLEKLDIKTMRQVPTAFGETDILRVIMTLPGVKTVGEGSTGLNVRGGAADQNLILFNDATIYNPSHLFGFFSAFNPDILQGVELYKSAIPAKYGGRLSSVLDITTREGNKKKLSGSGGIGPLTSRLTLEGPLAKDKSSFILSGRASYSDWVLKQLSDKNYSQSAAGFYDITAHVTHEFSEKNSVYATGYYSSDRFRLGSDTTYRYSNRAATLKWRHSFTNQLYGVFTATYSHYDYDVTSEQTPVAASQLTYAIKQPALRADFSFFPNSKHTVDFGASTQFYGISPGSLLPRSESSLVRPNVLPREQALESAVYVSDRFDITPRFSVSAGLRYSFFQALGAREVYRYAAGESRSEATIVDTVSYGAGKVVANYHGPEYRLSARYSVSDNSSVKASFTRTRQYLHQLTNTASVSPIDVWKLSDNNIRPQVGNQYSVGYYRNFKSNTIETSVETYYKTLDDVVDFKSGATLLLNPRIETDIINAQGKAYGVEVFVKKLTGKLNGWIGYTYSRSLVRVNAATTSDMINGGSYYASNFDKPHDGTLVGNYRFSRRFSTSVNFTYSTGRPITLPLAKYYAGNSLRVYYSDRNAYRVPDYMRLDVALNMEGSHKVKKLAHSSWTVGVYNLTGRRNPYSVYFKSVNGQIRGYKLSIFGEPIPSVTYNFKF; encoded by the coding sequence ATGATGTCGGACGCAGAAGCCACGCCCGAACGTCCGGAAGGACGCTCCCGGCTGGTTAGCGTCTCGGAGTACCGGGTATATGAGGTGGGTACTGCTCAGAGCGTCAAAGACAATAAGGCAACTTTGGCAGGCCGCATTCGCGACTCAAAATCGGGGGAACCCATTATTGGTGCAACTATTTATCACGAGCCCTCCGGAGTGGGCACCAGCACCGACCAGTTCGGCTCGTACTCGCTCACACTACCTCCCGGCCGCTATGACCTGAAAATTCGTGGCGTAGGCATCAAGAACACCAAGCGTCAAGTACTGTTGCGCGGCAACGGCAAGCTAGAGATTGAGGTGGACGAAGACATTGTGACGTTGAGGGAAGTAGTGATTGAGGCTGAGAAAGACAAAAACGTGTCGGGGATGCAGATGGGGCTGGAGAAGCTCGATATAAAAACCATGCGGCAGGTGCCCACAGCATTTGGCGAAACTGACATTTTACGGGTAATTATGACCTTGCCCGGCGTGAAAACGGTGGGCGAGGGCAGCACGGGCCTCAACGTACGCGGTGGTGCCGCCGACCAGAATCTGATTCTGTTCAACGATGCTACCATCTACAATCCGTCGCACCTATTCGGCTTCTTTTCGGCTTTCAACCCTGACATTCTGCAAGGGGTTGAGCTATATAAAAGTGCCATACCGGCCAAATATGGCGGGCGGTTGTCGTCGGTACTGGATATCACCACCAGAGAGGGAAATAAGAAGAAGCTTTCCGGCTCAGGCGGTATCGGGCCCCTAACGAGCCGTCTGACGCTGGAAGGACCACTGGCAAAAGACAAAAGCTCGTTTATCCTGAGCGGGCGCGCCAGCTATTCAGACTGGGTTCTTAAGCAACTCTCCGACAAAAATTACAGTCAAAGCGCCGCCGGTTTCTATGATATCACGGCCCACGTAACGCACGAGTTCAGTGAGAAGAACTCAGTTTACGCCACCGGCTACTACAGCTCCGACCGATTCCGACTGGGTAGCGACACCACCTACCGCTATTCTAACCGTGCCGCTACCCTGAAGTGGCGGCATAGCTTTACCAACCAGTTGTACGGCGTATTCACGGCTACATATAGTCACTATGACTACGATGTGACCAGTGAGCAAACTCCGGTGGCAGCCTCACAGCTCACCTATGCCATCAAGCAACCGGCTCTGCGTGCTGACTTCAGCTTTTTTCCCAACTCCAAGCATACGGTTGACTTCGGGGCGAGCACGCAATTCTACGGTATTTCGCCCGGCAGCCTGCTACCGCGTAGCGAGTCGTCGTTGGTGAGGCCCAACGTGCTGCCCCGTGAGCAGGCACTGGAGAGCGCCGTATACGTTTCTGACCGCTTTGATATTACACCGCGCTTTTCCGTATCCGCAGGCCTACGCTACTCTTTTTTCCAGGCTCTGGGGGCACGCGAGGTGTATCGGTACGCGGCTGGTGAGTCGCGCTCCGAGGCCACCATCGTTGACACCGTTAGTTACGGCGCCGGCAAGGTAGTGGCCAACTACCACGGTCCCGAATACCGGCTTTCGGCCCGCTATTCCGTGTCCGACAACTCGTCGGTAAAGGCCAGCTTCACGCGCACCCGCCAGTACCTTCATCAGCTCACCAATACCGCATCAGTATCACCGATTGACGTGTGGAAGCTCAGCGACAACAACATCCGGCCGCAGGTGGGCAACCAGTATTCGGTCGGCTACTACCGCAACTTCAAGTCTAATACTATTGAGACGTCGGTGGAAACGTACTACAAGACCCTCGATGACGTGGTGGATTTCAAGAGCGGAGCCACGCTGCTGCTCAACCCGCGCATCGAAACAGACATAATTAACGCGCAGGGGAAGGCGTACGGGGTAGAGGTGTTCGTGAAAAAGCTCACCGGTAAGCTGAATGGCTGGATAGGCTACACGTATTCCCGCTCGCTGGTGCGCGTCAACGCCGCTACTACTTCCGATATGATCAACGGGGGCAGCTACTACGCCAGCAACTTCGACAAGCCCCACGATGGCACCTTGGTCGGTAATTACCGCTTCAGCCGGCGCTTTAGCACCTCCGTCAACTTCACCTACAGCACGGGCCGCCCCATCACACTACCGCTGGCCAAATACTACGCCGGCAACTCGCTGCGCGTGTATTACTCTGACCGCAACGCCTACCGCGTACCTGACTATATGCGCCTCGACGTGGCGTTGAACATGGAAGGCAGCCACAAAGTAAAAAAGCTAGCCCACAGCTCTTGGACGGTAGGCGTGTACAACCTCACGGGGCGCCGCAACCCCTATTCGGTGTATTTCAAATCAGTAAACGGACAAATCAGGGGCTACAAGCTGTCTATTTTCGGCGAGCCTATTCCAAGTGTCACCTATAACTTCAAATTTTAA
- a CDS encoding TPM domain-containing protein yields MTHSPLLRPPLWLRPLLVALLLAIGWAGFAQQVPPRPNPPRLVNDLAGMMQPDEVQALEQKLVAYNDSTSSQIAVVTVPTLGDADIAGYAQQLYEAWGIGQKNNNNGVLILIAEKERKARIQPGYGLEGAIPDALAKRIITNTIVPAFREKQYYAGIDRAADQLIALAKGEYKADQTTRTRPQSNDSSGSGWMFWLIIGALVLFMLLRNRGGGSGGGGRNRGFGGGMIPPIIFGDFSGGRGTFGGGGGFGGGGGGGFGGFGGGSSGGGGASGDW; encoded by the coding sequence ATGACACACTCCCCTTTGTTACGGCCGCCGCTCTGGCTGCGGCCGCTTCTGGTAGCGCTGCTGCTGGCCATCGGCTGGGCTGGTTTCGCCCAACAGGTACCACCGCGCCCCAATCCGCCACGCCTCGTCAACGACTTGGCCGGCATGATGCAGCCGGATGAAGTGCAGGCACTCGAGCAAAAGTTGGTCGCCTACAACGACTCCACCTCGTCGCAGATAGCCGTGGTTACGGTGCCCACCCTGGGCGATGCCGACATTGCCGGCTATGCCCAGCAGCTCTATGAAGCCTGGGGCATCGGCCAGAAAAACAACAACAACGGCGTCCTGATTCTCATTGCCGAGAAGGAGCGCAAAGCCCGCATTCAGCCCGGCTACGGCCTGGAGGGCGCTATTCCAGATGCGCTGGCTAAACGCATCATCACCAACACCATCGTTCCGGCCTTTCGCGAGAAGCAATACTACGCTGGCATAGATCGGGCCGCCGACCAGCTGATTGCGCTGGCCAAAGGCGAATACAAGGCCGACCAAACCACCCGTACCCGCCCGCAGTCTAACGACAGCAGCGGCTCGGGCTGGATGTTCTGGCTGATTATCGGGGCGCTGGTGCTGTTTATGCTGCTGCGCAACCGCGGCGGCGGCAGTGGTGGCGGCGGCCGCAACCGAGGCTTCGGGGGCGGCATGATACCGCCCATCATCTTCGGCGACTTCAGTGGCGGCCGTGGCACCTTCGGGGGCGGCGGGGGCTTCGGCGGAGGTGGCGGGGGCGGCTTCGGCGGTTTCGGCGGCGGCAGCTCCGGCGGCGGCGGTGCTTCCGGCGACTGGTAA
- a CDS encoding 3'-5' exonuclease → MRYVSLDLETTGGNPLRHQILELAAVVEDTRNLLPLAELPYFRRVVRHPELTGTAGALALNAGLLQELARKEPNPELCTPQELLPQLREFLLAQGFRPDKKDCVAVTMAGKNIASFDLGFLRELPGYGTLVRAEPAMLDPAAFYLNWRKDTRLPTMQICKARAGFEDTTVAHQALADALDVVQLLRPFYAFPAYQQVPADGKGE, encoded by the coding sequence ATGCGCTACGTCTCCCTCGACCTTGAAACCACCGGCGGCAACCCGCTCCGCCACCAGATTCTGGAGCTGGCGGCCGTGGTGGAAGATACCCGAAACCTGTTGCCGCTGGCGGAGCTGCCGTATTTCCGGCGGGTGGTGCGCCACCCTGAACTGACCGGCACCGCCGGTGCGCTGGCGTTGAATGCTGGCTTGCTGCAGGAACTGGCCCGTAAGGAGCCCAACCCCGAGCTGTGTACGCCCCAGGAGCTACTGCCGCAGCTGCGGGAGTTTTTGCTGGCCCAGGGCTTCAGGCCAGACAAAAAGGACTGCGTGGCCGTGACGATGGCCGGCAAGAACATTGCCTCGTTTGACCTGGGTTTCCTGCGTGAGTTGCCCGGTTACGGTACGTTGGTGCGCGCCGAGCCCGCCATGCTCGACCCGGCCGCCTTCTACCTCAACTGGCGCAAAGACACGCGCCTGCCCACCATGCAAATCTGCAAGGCCCGCGCTGGTTTCGAGGATACTACGGTAGCCCACCAAGCCCTGGCCGACGCGCTGGATGTGGTACAGCTGCTACGGCCGTTTTACGCTTTTCCCGCGTACCAGCAAGTGCCGGCCGACGGAAAAGGAGAATAA
- a CDS encoding sugar phosphate nucleotidyltransferase, translating to MKAIIPVAGIGSRLRPHTHTQPKSLVPVAGNTILGHIIDRLSVAGVQEFVFIIGYLGEKIESYVRRQYPHLQASFVIQEPREGIAHALWLAREQFRHEQDGILILLGDTIVDIDLPAMMQSPGNVLAVKEVKTPSMFGIVETGPSGRVTKVVEKPRIPKSNYALVGLYKIANPDWLASALERLIEQDQRTHGEFQLTDALMLMIQDGAEMTTVPVDNWFDCGRKESLLEANARLLNRPEFLKRHDYPEFPDTIIIPPVSIGKDCQISGSIIGPNVAIGDRTIVKNTILSESIIGSYSELRSAVMHDCIVGSDALFKGTRHSLNIGDNTEIDYS from the coding sequence ATGAAAGCCATTATTCCCGTCGCGGGCATTGGGTCGCGCCTGCGCCCGCACACGCACACGCAGCCCAAATCCCTGGTTCCGGTTGCCGGCAACACCATTCTGGGGCACATTATTGATCGGCTGAGTGTGGCCGGCGTCCAGGAGTTCGTCTTCATCATCGGCTACCTCGGCGAAAAAATCGAGAGCTACGTGCGCCGGCAGTATCCGCATCTACAGGCTTCGTTCGTGATTCAGGAGCCGCGCGAAGGCATTGCCCACGCGCTGTGGCTGGCCCGCGAGCAGTTCCGCCACGAGCAGGACGGCATCCTGATCCTGCTCGGCGACACCATCGTAGACATCGATCTGCCCGCCATGATGCAGTCGCCCGGCAACGTGCTGGCCGTGAAGGAGGTGAAAACGCCTTCCATGTTCGGCATTGTGGAAACCGGGCCCAGTGGGCGCGTGACCAAAGTGGTGGAAAAGCCCCGCATTCCGAAGTCGAACTACGCGCTGGTGGGCCTCTACAAGATTGCCAATCCCGACTGGCTGGCCTCGGCCCTGGAGCGCCTCATCGAGCAGGACCAGCGCACCCACGGCGAGTTTCAGCTGACGGATGCACTGATGCTGATGATTCAGGACGGCGCCGAAATGACGACGGTGCCCGTTGATAACTGGTTTGACTGTGGCCGTAAGGAGAGTCTGCTCGAAGCCAACGCCCGCCTGCTCAACCGCCCCGAGTTCCTGAAGCGCCACGACTACCCGGAGTTTCCCGATACCATCATCATCCCGCCCGTCAGCATCGGCAAAGACTGCCAGATTTCGGGCTCCATTATCGGCCCCAACGTAGCTATCGGCGACCGGACCATCGTCAAGAACACCATCCTGAGTGAGTCCATCATCGGCTCTTACTCGGAGCTGCGCTCGGCCGTTATGCACGACTGCATCGTTGGTTCCGACGCCCTTTTCAAAGGCACGCGGCATAGTTTGAATATTGGGGATAACACGGAAATCGACTACAGTTAA